ttgtttttgtatcatttgacttatttaatatcatattcttCAGACAGTGTCGTAATTGCGAACTTTTAAGTTTCAAAActgattttaatcaatatatttttgtatagttattatttgtaatcttttaataaagtataattcattttatgaaACCATTAAACATTTGTTGAAATATACAACTACtgcatgttattaaaattgctGTATATTTTGGCGTTAATGTCAcgcataaataattgatagtatattttttaacggtCTATTGTTAtggaattatgatattatatcaacgtATATTATCTGCAGTGAagtatgaaaatttttttttatatataaaaactacttgaaaaatcaaaaaatatgtacttagtgTAATTTATACACGCGTGCGtgtactgtaatataataatctggTACATAACCAGCTGTCAGCATGTAAATTCTATGTAACTGTAAAGGTACCttcctacctacctataacttggttataatattatagagtttACCTTCAACAGAGTGaaagtaaaaacatatatataataacaaggaacaataataatataatggttaaCACACTTGacactatagtattatataatccaGTGAACCTTATAGCGTTATAGTTTTATCagtgttgattttttaaacagtCATGTTATATTCGCGCTTTGAGAACATCGAACCTCATaaacatcttattttataaaaccataaCATGCATACTAAACATTATGGCAGGACCATTTTTACTATATCCATCGCAGCTTATTTGGTTTTAGACCAGGTGGGTCTAATTAAAGCAGCGTCCGAAGGTAAACGCTAATTATATtactgatttttttgttttttaattattgtgttaatttcattttcattttttttttcaataaaacgcGTTAAATAGTTtctaattatgatttttggcCGTCAAATATATTGGGTAAGCGTGCGATGCAATTGGTCAGGGATCATTTGACCAGGAGACAAGAGAGAAAAAAGTCGAGatcttcaaaacaaatttgctACGGTAAGAtatgaacttaaaatttttaaagaccTAAAgaccattttaatttttaatgacttgTTTGACTGTTCTATACAATACttgcatatattttgttatttttgtatataatatattatattcctaaACTGTGGCTgtcttaagttttaataaaaaaaccaactTACGTCAGACATCGTAACACAAGGACTGCCGAtcattttttaccaaaacgacaaaaatttaaaacctgAGCAACGGCGTTTGTAAAAAAGTAACTGTCGCGAAACacacgtatacgtatatataaccACACGTGCACTGCACGTATACTTTTGTGACGACTTTACGAGCAAAAGCACTATTAACTTGTCGGCTTAAAATAACTACAACATCGCcgaattattattcatctcGTACGAACCGACTGACGATACGTGCAACGCATATATTACGAATATCGCACGCTATACATCACATACTATATGACTTGCGAtgggttttttattttgttggttttttttttgtttttttgtacgATACGTCAACAATAACGTTGCAGACATGGTCGGATGTTTTCCTATACCCCGATCCAGTTATTCACCGCTCATGAAATCGCCCCAATCGCCGGACACGGTTGACACGAAATTCTTGGTGATGACCCGACAGAATCGCAGCGATCTGATTTTGGTCAAGTACGGCGATCGGCACGTTTCGATGAACAACTCCAATTTCAAGCCTGAACGGCCGACCAAGATCATCATCCACGGGTTCAAAGGCAGTGGACACGACAAGGTAGCAAAACTCCTGGGAAACGCGCTCCTAGACCTGGTTAGTCTATAGacatgttattatacttaaacataCCTATATGGTTATATAGAAACATGATGCGGTTATAGGTCTgtgatttttcataaaaattaaaaacaataatatttttatttataaacacgtTGCACTGCAGGAAGACGCGAACGTGATTTTCGTGGACTGGGAAAAGGGGGCCGCTGGCCCGGGTTACGCACTTGCAGCCGCCAATACGCAGTTGATCGGACGTCAACTGGCAATATTGATCACGGACATGGTGGCGTTGAACGGTGACCCGGCCATGATTCACATGATTGGGTTCAGTCTCGGCGCCCATGTGGCCGGTTTCGCGGGAAAGGCGTTGAAGCTGCTCGACATACGCGTTGGCAGGATTACAGGTAATGTTGAGGGTCTCAAGTACACCTAGTACATTATAGTATCGAGATTTCCAACGATCAAATTTGAATGTATCGATATTTTTCGTTCAATTTTATCGAGCGTTCAAGACATATATTTGATTAGTGTGATGTATACCAACAAAATGTACCGACCTGTAGGTATGAAATTCGTACTCGCTCGGGTACGTAATAACTGCGTATCGATAttacgtattaaatttttcttttttgaaaatttcactaatattttattagcttGTAAGCGTTTTTGGtgtgtttaatatatgtaatatataaaaaaaaaacgatgtcGTTATATGCTGCAGGTCTGGATCCCGCATCCCCGTTGTTCAGGCAAATGTTGTCGGCCTCGCTGCTGTCACTGAGCGCAGACGACGCCGCGTTCGTCGATGTAGTGCACACAGACGGTGCTAGGATATGGTCCGAGGGGTTTGGCCTGTTCAACCCGATCGGTGACGTCGACTACTTCCCGAACGGTGGTCTCGATCAACCGGGTTGTGAACAAGTCCGTGGTTCTGTAATCGTAAGCCGGTTCGGTAAgtcatatctatatattttttatagattacatatattatttagatcaaATAACGCGATTCCAGTTCATGTGCGATGCATTTTAAACAAACGTGTTctttttttacgaatttataaatgcagtttttcaaaaacattttgtaatctaataaaataaaagtaaccggattattttttatgaaaatgttgacGTATACGTATGAAAACTATCtatttaaacaatagttttttgtctgcaa
This sequence is a window from Rhopalosiphum maidis isolate BTI-1 chromosome 1, ASM367621v3, whole genome shotgun sequence. Protein-coding genes within it:
- the LOC113560444 gene encoding pancreatic lipase-related protein 2-like, which translates into the protein MHTKHYGRTIFTISIAAYLVLDQVGLIKAASEVSNYDFWPSNILGKRAMQLVRDHLTRRQERKKSRSSKQICYDMVGCFPIPRSSYSPLMKSPQSPDTVDTKFLVMTRQNRSDLILVKYGDRHVSMNNSNFKPERPTKIIIHGFKGSGHDKVAKLLGNALLDLEDANVIFVDWEKGAAGPGYALAAANTQLIGRQLAILITDMVALNGDPAMIHMIGFSLGAHVAGFAGKALKLLDIRVGRITGLDPASPLFRQMLSASLLSLSADDAAFVDVVHTDGARIWSEGFGLFNPIGDVDYFPNGGLDQPGCEQVRGSVIVSRFEGTMNSSVVCNHLRALQFFLESLKAVSDPDACQFTAFPCPTGWSMFQKGECFPTNCTDSNCVTMGFAASQSKLRGPLYLTTRDSSPFCGRQLKASVLLSPKTSKLRGYLQISLEDGDNTANFKLRTKHMDYISGGLLAEGLSVARYEKSVQKHLNIELSFQSLAYQTENEKYGLSNIIDVVVDKISIFDTEGNVWSNCTENSNLIHVDGTTIYAQTYSLSLFAAC